A window of Amycolatopsis australiensis contains these coding sequences:
- a CDS encoding lysylphosphatidylglycerol synthase transmembrane domain-containing protein, translating into MKRVLAWLRIVGALAILGVLVRQLGSAAFLDGLARISTPGVLAALAIGLATTVFSAGRWQIVATRLGLRLSLRTAVADYYRALFLNGVLPAGVLGDVHRAVQHGRDSGDVPRGVRAVVLERTAGQIVLIASAVTVVLVSPDVVPGAFRGVVTVAGVVVVLAATAAPVVGRLFGGRWSHSRSKWRRGFAVTLADLRLGLFSRESWPGVGFLSVATLAGHLALFVVAARVAGVAAPVWQLVPLMVLALLAMGLPLNVGGFGPREGVCALLFGAAGLGAAQGVTVAVVYGVLTLVASLPGAGVLLFRSAAGVVAAPRMAAGTGIEPEMGMRS; encoded by the coding sequence GTGAAGCGCGTCCTCGCCTGGCTGCGGATCGTCGGCGCGCTGGCGATCCTCGGTGTCCTCGTCCGGCAGCTCGGCAGCGCCGCCTTCCTCGACGGCCTGGCCCGGATCAGCACGCCCGGCGTACTCGCCGCCCTGGCCATCGGCCTCGCGACGACGGTGTTCAGCGCGGGCCGCTGGCAGATCGTCGCCACCCGGCTCGGCCTGCGGCTTTCGCTGCGCACCGCGGTCGCCGACTACTACCGCGCGCTGTTCCTCAACGGCGTGCTGCCCGCCGGTGTCCTCGGCGACGTCCACCGCGCGGTGCAGCACGGCCGCGACTCGGGTGACGTGCCGCGGGGCGTGCGTGCTGTCGTCCTCGAGCGCACCGCCGGCCAGATCGTGCTGATCGCCTCCGCGGTCACCGTCGTGCTGGTCTCGCCGGACGTCGTGCCCGGCGCGTTCCGCGGGGTCGTGACGGTCGCCGGGGTGGTCGTCGTGCTGGCGGCCACCGCCGCGCCGGTCGTCGGGCGGCTGTTCGGCGGCCGCTGGAGCCACAGCCGGTCGAAGTGGCGGCGCGGCTTCGCCGTCACCCTCGCCGACCTGCGGCTCGGCCTGTTCAGCCGGGAGAGCTGGCCCGGTGTCGGCTTCCTTTCGGTGGCGACGCTGGCCGGGCACCTGGCGCTGTTCGTCGTCGCCGCCCGCGTCGCGGGGGTGGCCGCCCCGGTCTGGCAGCTGGTGCCGCTGATGGTGCTCGCGCTGCTCGCGATGGGCCTGCCGCTCAACGTCGGCGGCTTCGGCCCGCGCGAGGGTGTCTGCGCGCTGCTCTTCGGCGCGGCCGGGCTGGGTGCCGCCCAGGGTGTCACTGTCGCCGTCGTCTACGGCGTGCTCACGCTGGTCGCGAGCCTGCCCGGCGCCGGTGTCCTGCTCTTCCGAAGTGCCGCCGGGGTGGTGGCCGCTCCGCGCATGGCGGCCGGCACCGGGATCGAACCGGAGATGGGGATGAGGTCATGA
- the ribA gene encoding GTP cyclohydrolase II, with amino-acid sequence MTASEVMDDLPHRAVVERVVETRLPTRHGIFRAFGYLDRGGTEQVALVYGDIAELGTLTRVHSECLTGDVFGSTHCECGDQLAVALDRIVEEGSGVLVYVQGHEGRGIGLLAKLEAMRLQQDEGLDTVDANVALGLPVDARDYHAAAGILHDLGLRSVRLLSNNPRKVEQLTRYGIRISERVPLLVPPNPESLRYLRAKAERMNHLLPHLSGA; translated from the coding sequence ATGACGGCAAGCGAAGTCATGGACGACCTGCCGCACCGCGCGGTGGTCGAGCGCGTGGTCGAGACCCGGCTGCCGACGCGGCACGGGATCTTCCGCGCGTTCGGCTACCTCGACCGGGGCGGCACCGAACAGGTCGCGCTCGTGTACGGCGACATCGCGGAACTGGGCACCTTGACCCGGGTGCACAGCGAGTGCCTGACCGGCGACGTCTTCGGCTCGACGCACTGCGAGTGCGGCGACCAGCTGGCCGTGGCGCTGGACCGGATCGTCGAGGAGGGCTCGGGCGTGCTCGTCTACGTCCAGGGCCACGAGGGCCGCGGCATCGGGCTGCTGGCGAAGCTCGAAGCGATGCGGCTGCAGCAGGACGAGGGTCTCGACACGGTCGACGCGAACGTGGCGCTCGGCCTGCCGGTCGACGCGCGCGACTACCACGCGGCGGCCGGCATCCTCCACGACCTCGGCCTCCGCTCGGTGCGGCTGCTGTCGAACAACCCGCGCAAGGTCGAGCAGCTCACCCGCTACGGAATCCGGATCAGCGAACGGGTGCCGCTGCTGGTTCCGCCGAACCCGGAGAGCCTGCGCTACCTGCGGGCGAAGGCGGAGCGGATGAACCACCTGCTCCCGCACCTATCCGGCGCCTAG
- a CDS encoding creatininase family protein, which translates to MTDLFPLATTAEVRERGAAVAVLPVGSFEQHGPHLPLATDAIIAATLAAAIAETYPVLHLPPVTISCSHEHAAWDGTVSISARTLHAVVTDIAASLRASGVNRLVLVNGHGGNYVLSNVVQEAAGAMALFPGVADWQAAHTAAGLRTSLDDDMHAGELETSILLHAHPHLVRPGHEDADHVTGRDHLLTLGLRAYTESGVVGRPSLASAAKGHVLLDTLVQRFAEVLAVLGAG; encoded by the coding sequence ATGACCGACCTCTTCCCGCTCGCGACCACGGCCGAGGTGCGGGAGCGGGGCGCGGCGGTCGCGGTGCTGCCGGTCGGCAGCTTCGAGCAACACGGCCCGCACCTGCCGCTGGCGACCGACGCGATCATCGCGGCGACGCTCGCCGCCGCGATCGCCGAGACCTACCCGGTGCTGCACCTGCCGCCGGTCACGATCTCGTGCTCGCACGAGCACGCGGCCTGGGACGGCACGGTGAGCATCTCGGCCCGCACCCTGCACGCCGTCGTCACCGACATCGCCGCGTCGCTGCGTGCCTCCGGCGTCAACCGGCTCGTCCTGGTCAACGGGCACGGCGGCAACTACGTACTGTCCAATGTGGTCCAGGAAGCCGCGGGCGCGATGGCGCTGTTCCCCGGCGTCGCGGACTGGCAGGCGGCGCACACCGCGGCCGGCCTGCGCACGTCACTGGACGACGACATGCACGCCGGCGAGCTGGAGACTTCGATCCTGCTGCACGCCCACCCGCACCTCGTCCGGCCCGGCCACGAGGACGCCGACCACGTCACGGGCCGGGACCACCTGCTGACGCTGGGCCTGCGGGCGTACACGGAGTCCGGGGTGGTCGGCCGTCCGTCGCTGGCGAGCGCGGCGAAAGGCCACGTCCTGCTGGACACGCTGGTCCAGCGCTTCGCGGAGGTCCTGGCGGTGCTAGGCGCCGGATAG
- a CDS encoding inositol monophosphatase family protein, with amino-acid sequence MSEHAALLDVAREAVAKATEIVRSRPRFSVSAKGDRDLVTDVDTAVEDALREFLTAETPEIGVLGEERGRSGDGGGRWWALDPIDGTANFARGIPLCGISLALVDGEHSAVAAIALPYLGVTYTAARGEGAFANGERVGASNATELPEAMIAVGDFAIGRLAEEKNETRLRLLSDLGARAQKIRMLGTAAIDLAWVADGKLDAALILSNNPWDTMAGVLLVREAGGAVIDHDGSEHTVGSSSTIAVAAGLRKEIVDALDRAHAVVR; translated from the coding sequence ATGAGCGAGCATGCCGCACTACTCGACGTCGCGCGCGAAGCCGTGGCGAAGGCGACCGAGATCGTCCGGTCGCGTCCCCGTTTTTCCGTTTCCGCGAAAGGTGATCGCGACCTGGTGACCGACGTCGACACGGCGGTCGAGGACGCGCTGCGGGAGTTCCTCACCGCCGAGACGCCGGAGATCGGCGTGCTCGGCGAAGAGCGCGGCCGCAGCGGCGACGGCGGCGGCCGCTGGTGGGCGCTCGACCCGATCGACGGCACCGCGAACTTCGCCCGCGGAATTCCGCTCTGCGGGATTTCCCTGGCACTGGTCGACGGCGAGCACAGCGCGGTCGCCGCGATCGCGCTGCCGTATCTCGGCGTCACGTACACCGCCGCGCGCGGCGAAGGTGCTTTCGCGAACGGAGAGCGCGTCGGCGCGTCGAACGCGACGGAGTTGCCGGAAGCGATGATCGCCGTCGGCGACTTCGCGATCGGGCGGCTCGCCGAGGAGAAGAACGAGACGCGCCTGCGGCTGCTTTCGGATCTCGGCGCGCGGGCGCAGAAGATCCGGATGCTCGGCACGGCGGCGATCGACCTCGCCTGGGTGGCGGACGGAAAGCTCGACGCCGCACTGATCTTGTCCAACAATCCGTGGGACACCATGGCCGGCGTGCTCCTCGTCCGCGAAGCGGGTGGAGCCGTCATCGACCACGACGGCAGCGAGCACACGGTCGGTTCTTCGTCGACGATCGCCGTCGCCGCGGGACTGCGCAAGGAGATCGTGGACGCACTTGATCGCGCGCACGCGGTTGTTCGTTAA
- a CDS encoding serine/threonine-protein kinase: MLVESRRIRDRYRLLEPIGGGAMGTVWRAQDEMLDRTVAIKELVLPHDHDEHRTEEAKNRAMREARIAARLQHSHAITVFAVLEEEDRPWLIMEYLPSKSFAVLVREEPTTVDDAIRVGAQISSALAGAHRAGIVHRDVKPANILVSEDGTAKITDFGISRAIGDVKLTATGEIAGTPAFLAPEVARGEDASFAADVFSLGATLYAAVEGQSPYGTADNPIALLYKASSGEIVPPEKAGRLTPLLLRMLASDPAGRPSMDEVEQELRAMLPDAEPGSSVLAATIPETEAPAVAALPTVPATAGAPMAGEVAAVTPGARKGLIAVGAGAALLCVAVVVAILLVVRQRPPQDNAAPPPSPQPSSSASVTPSPSASPSPSPSPTPTTSTPPTQPTVSTVASAKTAADALKGYYALLPSNPAEAWKLLTDNFKASRHQTYETYRDFWGRYRSVEVSNVKEAGPNRVTAHVTYDGGNGENDTFTMVQVNGVWMIDGQG, translated from the coding sequence ATGCTCGTGGAAAGTCGCCGGATCCGCGATCGGTACCGGCTGCTCGAGCCGATCGGCGGCGGGGCGATGGGCACCGTCTGGCGCGCCCAGGACGAGATGCTCGATCGCACGGTGGCGATCAAGGAGCTCGTGCTGCCGCACGACCACGACGAGCACCGCACCGAAGAGGCGAAGAACCGCGCGATGCGCGAAGCGCGGATCGCCGCCCGGCTGCAGCATTCCCACGCGATCACGGTGTTCGCCGTCCTCGAGGAGGAGGACCGGCCGTGGTTGATCATGGAGTACCTGCCGTCGAAAAGTTTCGCGGTCCTCGTCCGCGAGGAGCCGACCACGGTGGACGACGCCATCCGCGTCGGCGCGCAGATCAGCTCGGCACTGGCCGGCGCGCACCGCGCCGGGATCGTGCACCGCGACGTGAAGCCGGCGAACATCCTCGTCTCCGAGGACGGCACGGCGAAGATCACCGACTTCGGCATCTCCCGCGCGATCGGTGACGTCAAGCTGACGGCCACCGGCGAGATCGCCGGCACGCCCGCGTTCCTCGCGCCCGAGGTGGCCCGCGGGGAGGACGCGAGCTTCGCCGCCGACGTCTTCTCGCTCGGCGCCACGCTGTACGCCGCCGTCGAGGGCCAGTCGCCGTACGGCACGGCCGACAACCCGATCGCGTTGCTCTACAAGGCCTCCAGCGGCGAGATCGTGCCGCCGGAGAAGGCGGGCAGGCTGACCCCGCTGCTGCTGCGGATGCTCGCCTCCGATCCGGCCGGGCGGCCCTCGATGGACGAGGTCGAGCAGGAGCTGCGTGCGATGCTCCCGGACGCGGAACCCGGCTCGTCGGTCCTCGCGGCGACGATCCCGGAGACCGAGGCGCCTGCGGTGGCCGCCCTGCCGACGGTGCCGGCCACCGCCGGCGCGCCGATGGCCGGGGAGGTCGCCGCGGTGACGCCGGGCGCCCGCAAGGGCCTGATCGCCGTCGGCGCGGGCGCGGCGCTGCTGTGCGTCGCGGTCGTCGTGGCGATCTTGCTGGTCGTGCGCCAGAGACCGCCGCAGGACAACGCCGCCCCGCCACCGTCGCCGCAGCCGTCGTCCTCGGCTTCCGTGACGCCTTCACCCTCGGCTTCGCCTTCGCCGTCCCCCTCGCCGACGCCCACGACCTCCACGCCGCCGACGCAGCCCACGGTCTCGACCGTGGCCTCGGCGAAGACCGCGGCGGACGCCCTCAAGGGCTACTACGCACTCCTGCCGAGCAACCCCGCGGAGGCGTGGAAGCTGCTCACGGACAACTTCAAGGCTTCCCGCCACCAGACGTACGAGACGTACAGGGACTTCTGGGGGCGGTACCGGTCGGTCGAGGTGAGCAACGTGAAGGAGGCCGGCCCGAACCGGGTCACCGCGCACGTCACCTACGACGGCGGAAACGGCGAGAACGACACTTTCACCATGGTCCAGGTGAACGGCGTTTGGATGATTGACGGCCAGGGCTGA
- a CDS encoding glycosyltransferase: protein MVFILPAAPPDSDTYDKRMCQNLPAVGQPVLELPIAGDWPEPGATARRRLARSLAALPDRTVVLLDGVVAAGVPEIVVPHARRLRLAVLVHQALADEPGLDPAHAAELDAAERETLRMAGMVVATSPWLARLLIDRHDLDPGRVYVAKPGTDAAPLAAGADGVSRLLCVGDVTRRNGQDVLVQALGEVGHLALSCVVVGSLQADPAYVDELNWSIERLGLGGRITLAGDAVDLGAAYNAADLLVLPARAATSGMFVAQALARGIPVLAAEVGGMYDALGVDADGEMPGLLVEPDDPFALADALHRWYADAELRRSLRTAALGRGSALEEWDVAARRLTQALSRLASEPRIVA from the coding sequence ATGGTGTTCATCCTCCCGGCCGCACCGCCGGACAGCGACACCTACGACAAGCGGATGTGCCAGAACCTGCCCGCCGTCGGCCAGCCCGTGCTGGAGCTGCCGATCGCCGGTGACTGGCCGGAGCCCGGCGCGACGGCCCGGCGGCGCCTGGCGCGGTCGCTGGCCGCGCTGCCGGATCGGACGGTCGTGCTGCTCGACGGCGTGGTCGCGGCCGGCGTGCCGGAGATCGTCGTCCCGCACGCGCGGCGGCTGCGGCTGGCCGTGCTCGTGCACCAGGCACTGGCGGACGAGCCCGGTCTCGACCCGGCGCACGCGGCGGAGCTGGACGCGGCCGAGCGCGAGACGCTGCGGATGGCCGGGATGGTCGTCGCCACGAGCCCGTGGCTCGCGCGGTTGCTGATCGACCGCCACGACCTGGACCCGGGCCGCGTCTACGTCGCCAAGCCCGGCACCGACGCGGCCCCGCTGGCGGCCGGCGCCGACGGCGTCTCCCGGCTGCTGTGCGTCGGCGACGTCACCCGCCGCAACGGCCAGGACGTGCTGGTCCAGGCCCTCGGCGAGGTCGGCCACCTCGCGCTGTCCTGCGTCGTGGTCGGCTCGCTCCAGGCGGACCCGGCGTACGTCGACGAGCTGAACTGGTCGATCGAGCGGCTCGGCCTCGGCGGCCGGATCACGCTCGCCGGTGACGCCGTCGACCTCGGCGCCGCCTACAACGCCGCCGACCTGCTGGTGCTGCCGGCGCGCGCGGCGACGTCCGGCATGTTCGTCGCCCAGGCGCTGGCCCGCGGCATCCCGGTGCTGGCCGCCGAGGTCGGCGGGATGTACGACGCGCTGGGGGTCGACGCCGACGGCGAGATGCCGGGCCTGCTCGTCGAGCCGGACGACCCGTTCGCGCTGGCCGACGCGCTGCACCGCTGGTACGCCGACGCCGAGCTGCGCCGGTCGCTGCGCACCGCGGCGCTGGGCCGGGGCAGCGCGCTGGAGGAGTGGGACGTCGCCGCGCGGCGGCTCACCCAGGCGCTGTCGAGGCTCGCGTCCGAACCCCGCATCGTCGCCTGA